The Etheostoma spectabile isolate EspeVRDwgs_2016 chromosome 1, UIUC_Espe_1.0, whole genome shotgun sequence genome has a segment encoding these proteins:
- the LOC116687118 gene encoding alpha-2Db adrenergic receptor, protein MDLSDVLTPVLATVPDTFPPNSSLENINQTLFPSSSRSTPLPPYSQVATMFIVLVVTVIILGTVVGNVLVVVAVFTCRALRPPQNLFLVSLASADILVATLVIPFSLANEVMGYWYFGSTWCSFYLALDVLFCTSSIVHLCAISLDRYWSVTKAVSYNRKRTPKRIKAMISIVWLISIVISSPPLLMTQKEDVLGTEEEESNTQRQKCNLNNQTWYILSSCIVSFFAPGVIMILVYCKIYRVAKQRASTVFVAKNAVDRQASQSETCFEGTGRICQRKGTGCGKSQYELESPRPANRHSPSNVDIKNSHRRGELDDIDLEERSCEADIKTSSSFSLALRFPRRSGGSVTTEERVDAEGPSNRLKPPPLPPPSCASISWASSENCSHQYLLPSPVPRRSRQMSLSKNKVAQMREKRFTFVLAVVMGVFVLCWFPFFFTYSLHAVCRENCTIPDTLFDLFFWIGYCNSCLNPIIYTIFNRDFRRAFKKILFHTHKRK, encoded by the exons ATGGACTTATCGGATGTATTGACGCCTGTCCTGGCCACGGTGCCGGACACTTTTCCACCAAACTCTTCTTTGGAGAATATCAACCAGACCTTGTTTCCTTCCTCGTCGAGATCCACTCCTCTGCCTCCTTACTCGCAGGTGGCAACGATGTTCATTGTGCTGGTGGTCACGGTCATCATACTGGGGACTGTGGTGGGGAACGTGCTGGTCGTTGTGGCGGTTTTCACCTGCCGAGCCCTGAGGCCACCTCAAAACCTTTTCCTGGTGTCTCTGGCTTCGGCCGACATACTGGTGGCGACGCTGGTCATCCCCTTCTCTTTGGCGAACGAG GTCATGGGCTACTGGTACTTTGGATCCACCTGGTGCTCCTTCTACCTGGCTCTGGACGTCCTCTTCTGCACTTCCTCCATCGTCCACCTATGCGCCATCAGCCTCGACCGCTACTGGTCGGTCACTAAAGCTGTCAGCTACAACCGCAAACGGACGCCCAAACGGATTAAAGCGATGATCAGCATCGTGTGGCTCATATCTATCGTCATCTCCTCGCCGCCGCTCCTCATGACGCAGAAGGAGGACGTTTTGgggacggaggaggaggagagcaacacacagagacagaagtgTAATCTCAACAACCAGACGTGGTACATCCTCTCCTCCTGCATCGTGTCCTTCTTCGCCCCGGGCGTCATCATGATCCTCGTGTATTGCAAGATCTACCGCGTTGCCAAGCAGCGAGCCTCCACCGTGTTTGTGGCGAAGAACGCAGTGGATCGTCAGGCGTCTCAGTCTGAGACCTGTTTTGAAGGCACTGGCAGGATTTGTCAAAGAAAGGGTACCGGTTGCGGTAAATCCCAGTATGAGCTGGAGAGCCCACGGCCCGCCAACCGACACAGCCCTTCCAATGTAGACATCAAAAACAGCCACAGGAGGGGAGAGCTGGACGATATCGACTTGGAGGAGAGGAGCTGCGAAGCCGACATAAAAACCTCCTCCTCGTTTTCCCTGGCTCTTCGCTTCCCAAGGAGATCCGGGGGAAGTGTGACAACAGAGGAGCGGGTGGACGCAGAGGGCCCATCAAACAGATTGAAgcctccccctcttcctcctccatcctgTGCCTCCATATCATGGGCATCATCCGAGAACTGCTCCCACCAATACCTCCTCCCGTCTCCGGTGCCTCGCCGCAGCAGGCAGATGTCTCTGTCCAAAAACAAAGTGGCACAGATGAGGGAGAAGCGCTTCACGTTTGTTCTGGCGGTGGTGATGGGGGTTTTTGTACTGTGCTGgttccctttcttcttcactTACAGTCTCCACGCTGTGTGCAGAGAGAACTGTACGATCCCTGATACACTCTTCGACCTGTTTTTCTGGATCGGATACTGCAACAGCTGCCTGAACCCCATCATATACACCATCTTTAACCGAGACTTCAGGAGGGCCTTCAAGAAGATTTTATTTCACACTCATAAACGAAaataa